In Geotalea uraniireducens, one genomic interval encodes:
- a CDS encoding tetratricopeptide repeat protein: MQRSICLAILLLLLLVQPAGVMAAAGDVGDHYDQGVQLEQQGDLDQAVTAYRDTLKTDPYHSDARRRLADIYALQGKYPRAARQYRQLIRQWPTNPLYHYKLARLLVATRKYQEAIAEYRAAIAADPGNPEPHRELARLLVRRGRLDDAETEYRSLLGSHQDDTLARDALIAIYVKRKKYDDLTSLLADNVCRHPDDPTGYYKLGLVQDFRKEYPLAIASYQKAIELKGDYAKAYTALGKLYLKTGEYDRAREALHAAQIADPSYPEPHKLLTAIDNGPLVYRKVQSVSASGKAGTGIRHKAVKHRKKATAKHHKKAVAKHHKKAVAKPKHRKKTTCTGRKANSKKAKR, encoded by the coding sequence ATGCAACGATCTATCTGTCTGGCAATCCTGCTCCTGCTGCTACTCGTCCAGCCGGCGGGCGTCATGGCTGCCGCCGGCGACGTGGGTGATCACTACGACCAGGGGGTGCAGCTGGAACAGCAGGGCGATCTCGATCAGGCGGTAACCGCCTATCGGGATACGTTGAAGACCGATCCATATCATAGCGACGCCCGGCGGCGCCTGGCGGATATTTATGCCCTGCAGGGGAAATATCCGCGTGCCGCCAGGCAGTACCGGCAATTGATCCGGCAGTGGCCGACCAACCCCCTCTACCATTACAAGCTGGCCAGGCTCCTGGTGGCGACCCGCAAGTATCAGGAGGCGATTGCCGAGTATCGGGCCGCCATTGCCGCCGATCCTGGCAACCCCGAACCGCATCGCGAGCTGGCCCGCCTGCTGGTGCGCCGTGGCCGGCTCGACGACGCGGAAACGGAATACCGGTCGCTGCTCGGCAGTCACCAGGACGATACCCTGGCCCGGGACGCCCTGATCGCCATTTACGTCAAACGCAAGAAATACGATGACTTGACCAGCCTCCTGGCGGACAATGTCTGTCGCCACCCCGACGATCCGACCGGCTATTACAAACTTGGCTTGGTGCAGGATTTTCGCAAGGAGTACCCGCTGGCGATCGCTTCATACCAGAAAGCGATTGAACTGAAGGGGGATTATGCCAAGGCCTATACCGCGCTCGGCAAGCTTTACCTGAAGACCGGCGAGTATGACCGGGCCCGGGAAGCGCTCCATGCGGCGCAGATTGCCGACCCGTCCTATCCGGAGCCGCACAAGCTGTTGACCGCCATCGACAACGGTCCCCTGGTCTATCGGAAGGTACAGAGTGTCTCCGCTTCGGGTAAGGCGGGGACGGGCATTCGGCATAAAGCGGTCAAGCATCGCAAGAAGGCCACCGCCAAACACCACAAGAAGGCAGTGGCCAAACACCACAAGAAAGCAGTAGCCAAACCCAAACACCGCAAGAAGACTACTTGCACAGGCCGGAAGGCTAATTCCAAGAAGGCGAAGCGCTAG
- a CDS encoding alpha-1,4-glucan--maltose-1-phosphate maltosyltransferase has translation MTAEHEAGGTFSLPDDGRCRVVIEQVTPEIDGGRFPAKRVIGQTVTVAADIFADGHDELAAELLFRHDTEESWRRLPMRPLGNDRWEATFTVERLGSWFFTVEGIVDHFATWVHDLEKSYLAGEELAVEWQIGATLVSEAIPRALAGDRPRLESLAGQLRQGDDEQGLAIAGSAELARLMACYRDWGLASRYEREPEILVERRPALFSTWYELFPRSARGDGDHGTFADCERLLPAIARMGFDVVYFPPIHPIGLTNRKGKNNSTIAEAEDPGSPWAIGAAVGGHTAVHRQLGTLDDFRHFVARARELGIEVALDIAFQCSPDHPYVRSNPEWFRWRPDGTVQYAENPPKKYQDVIPFDFETAAWQPLWDELLAVFRFWIAQGISLFRVDNPHTKPFAFWERTIRHLKREHPEAIFLSEAFTRPKVMYRLAKLGFSQSYTYFSWRNTRPELEEYLTELTRTDLREYFRPNFWPNTPDILPEFLQYGGRPAFAIRYLLAATLSASCGIYGPPYELFVNDAIPGREEYLDSEKYELKRWNWEAADTLRELIGRINRVRHDNPALQENGPIAFCRSDNDNVIGYLKMTDDRSNILLMVVSLDPFTPQQAEIGIPLDRLGVEEGHPFLVEGLLTGERHIWHRQRNQVRLDPATVPGRIFRLRPRLRREHDFDYFM, from the coding sequence ATGACAGCTGAACACGAAGCCGGCGGCACCTTTTCCCTGCCGGACGATGGCCGGTGCCGGGTGGTGATCGAGCAGGTCACCCCGGAGATCGACGGCGGCCGGTTCCCGGCCAAGCGGGTCATCGGCCAGACAGTGACCGTGGCCGCCGACATCTTTGCCGACGGCCACGACGAGCTGGCGGCCGAGCTCCTCTTCCGCCACGATACCGAGGAGAGCTGGCGACGGCTGCCGATGCGTCCGCTCGGCAACGACCGCTGGGAGGCGACCTTCACCGTCGAGCGGCTCGGCAGCTGGTTCTTCACCGTCGAAGGGATCGTCGATCATTTCGCCACCTGGGTCCACGACCTGGAAAAAAGCTACTTGGCCGGCGAAGAGCTGGCGGTGGAATGGCAGATCGGTGCCACACTGGTAAGCGAGGCAATACCCCGGGCGCTGGCTGGCGACCGCCCCCGCCTCGAAAGCCTGGCCGGCCAGTTGCGGCAGGGGGACGACGAGCAGGGACTGGCGATCGCCGGCAGCGCCGAGTTGGCGCGGCTGATGGCCTGCTACCGCGACTGGGGGCTGGCCAGCCGCTACGAGCGGGAGCCGGAGATCCTCGTGGAACGGCGGCCGGCCCTTTTCAGCACCTGGTACGAGCTCTTCCCCCGTTCCGCCCGCGGCGACGGCGATCACGGCACCTTCGCCGACTGCGAGCGGCTGCTGCCGGCGATCGCCCGCATGGGATTCGACGTGGTCTACTTCCCGCCGATCCACCCGATCGGCCTCACCAACCGCAAGGGGAAAAACAACAGTACGATCGCCGAGGCCGAGGATCCCGGCTCGCCGTGGGCCATCGGCGCCGCGGTCGGGGGACACACGGCGGTCCATCGCCAGCTCGGCACTCTCGACGATTTCCGGCATTTCGTCGCCCGGGCACGGGAACTCGGCATCGAAGTCGCCCTCGACATCGCCTTCCAGTGCTCGCCGGACCACCCCTATGTCCGGAGCAACCCCGAATGGTTCCGCTGGCGCCCCGACGGCACGGTCCAGTACGCCGAAAACCCGCCGAAAAAGTACCAGGACGTGATCCCCTTCGACTTCGAGACCGCCGCCTGGCAGCCGCTCTGGGACGAGCTGCTGGCAGTCTTCCGTTTCTGGATCGCCCAGGGGATATCCCTGTTCCGGGTCGACAACCCCCACACCAAGCCGTTCGCCTTCTGGGAGCGGACCATCCGCCACCTGAAGCGCGAGCATCCGGAAGCGATCTTCCTCTCCGAAGCGTTCACCCGTCCCAAGGTGATGTACCGGCTCGCCAAGCTCGGTTTCAGCCAGTCCTACACCTATTTCTCCTGGCGCAACACCCGCCCGGAACTGGAGGAGTACCTGACCGAGCTGACTCGGACCGACCTGCGGGAATACTTCCGCCCCAACTTCTGGCCCAACACCCCCGACATCCTCCCCGAATTCCTCCAGTACGGCGGCCGGCCCGCCTTCGCCATCCGTTATCTCCTGGCGGCCACCCTCTCGGCCAGCTGCGGCATCTACGGCCCCCCCTACGAGCTGTTCGTCAACGACGCCATCCCCGGCCGGGAAGAGTATCTCGATTCGGAAAAGTACGAACTCAAACGCTGGAACTGGGAGGCGGCGGACACCCTGCGCGAGCTGATCGGCCGGATCAACCGGGTGCGCCACGACAACCCGGCCCTGCAGGAGAACGGTCCGATCGCCTTCTGCCGCAGCGATAACGACAACGTCATCGGCTATCTGAAGATGACCGACGACCGGAGCAATATCCTGCTGATGGTGGTGAGCCTCGACCCGTTCACCCCCCAACAGGCGGAAATCGGCATCCCCCTCGATCGACTCGGGGTGGAGGAGGGGCACCCCTTCCTGGTCGAGGGGCTGCTGACCGGGGAGCGGCATATCTGGCACCGACAGCGCAACCAGGTCCGGCTCGACCCGGCCACCGTCCCCGGCAGGATCTTCCGCCTCCGGCCACGGCTGCGCCGGGAACACGATTTCGACTATTTCATGTAG
- a CDS encoding amylo-alpha-1,6-glucosidase — protein MAPPADGTAVPLVDDCCRRAVELLRRNATPAGILAATPGERAARRDYTTVFGRDAAICALGMAVSGAAELREAAWAGLRTLASRQAANGQLPNYVRPASGEADFWYSGCIDATLWWLIAFHSCVERGIGSAAELATQAERALAWLACQEHPDWGLVQQNEASDWADIMPRSGYVLYSNALWYGVKRLYDLPGAAVTRDYANLLFFPFAGPVPERRRARLLMHYVRNRVQRRDLYLSFVNFALWGEEGDVFGNILACLSGLADTSRSLAIVRTLRRAGVDHPHPVRAVVEPIAEESPLWRLYMARHRQNHPWQYHNGGSWPFIGGFWVLLLAQLGLVQPARQELVRLAEANRCNGWEFNEWLHGRSGEPRGMPGQSWNAATFLLARHALENRLRLFG, from the coding sequence ATGGCGCCTCCCGCTGACGGCACCGCCGTCCCCCTTGTCGATGACTGTTGCCGCCGCGCCGTGGAATTGTTGCGCCGCAACGCTACCCCGGCCGGCATCCTGGCCGCCACCCCCGGCGAACGGGCGGCGCGGCGCGATTACACCACCGTCTTTGGCCGCGACGCGGCGATCTGCGCCCTCGGTATGGCGGTTTCGGGTGCAGCCGAGCTTCGGGAAGCGGCCTGGGCCGGTCTCCGCACCCTCGCATCGCGCCAGGCGGCCAACGGCCAGCTCCCCAATTACGTCCGGCCTGCCTCCGGCGAGGCCGACTTCTGGTACTCGGGGTGCATCGATGCCACCCTCTGGTGGCTGATCGCTTTCCACAGCTGCGTCGAGCGGGGAATCGGCAGCGCCGCCGAACTGGCCACCCAGGCCGAACGGGCCCTCGCCTGGCTTGCCTGTCAGGAACATCCCGACTGGGGGCTGGTGCAGCAAAACGAGGCGAGCGACTGGGCCGACATCATGCCCCGCTCCGGCTATGTTCTCTACAGCAACGCCCTCTGGTACGGCGTGAAGCGGCTCTATGATCTCCCCGGCGCGGCGGTGACCCGTGACTACGCCAACCTGCTCTTCTTCCCCTTTGCCGGCCCGGTGCCGGAACGCCGGCGTGCGCGGCTGCTGATGCATTACGTCCGCAACCGGGTCCAGCGCCGCGACCTCTACCTCAGTTTTGTCAATTTCGCACTCTGGGGGGAGGAGGGGGACGTCTTCGGCAACATCCTCGCCTGCCTCAGCGGCCTGGCCGACACCTCCCGGAGCCTCGCTATCGTCCGGACACTGCGCCGGGCCGGGGTCGACCATCCCCATCCGGTCCGGGCGGTCGTCGAGCCGATCGCCGAGGAGAGCCCCCTCTGGCGGCTCTATATGGCCCGTCATCGGCAGAATCATCCCTGGCAGTACCATAACGGCGGCAGCTGGCCGTTCATCGGCGGTTTCTGGGTGCTGCTGCTGGCCCAGCTCGGCCTCGTGCAGCCGGCCCGCCAGGAGCTGGTCCGGCTCGCCGAGGCCAACCGCTGCAACGGCTGGGAGTTCAATGAATGGCTGCACGGCCGGAGCGGCGAGCCACGGGGGATGCCCGGCCAGTCGTGGAACGCCGCCACCTTCCTCCTTGCCCGCCATGCCCTGGAAAACCGCCTCCGGCTCTTCGGCTAG
- a CDS encoding malto-oligosyltrehalose synthase — protein MSQHDLPPVRIPVATYRLQFNRSFRFADATGLVSYLRELGISDIYASPYFQARVGSMHGYDIVDQNRLNPEVGSAADHDRFCAELARHGMGQLLDIVPNHMCIEGGENERWLDLLENGPSSLYADFFDIDWQPVKKELTEKVLLPILGDQYGAILENGELRLAFDEGAFSVRYYEHRLPIIPKTYRAILGHRLDELTRQFPPDYPDFQDLMSIINALDHLPPYTEQDEEKIRERYREKEVIKRRLWALYRENPIIREFVETNVAIFNGEPGNSHSFDLLDDLLRQQVYRLSHWRVATEEINYRRFFDINALGAIRMEIPRVFEETHRLVLELVRQGKVTGLRVDHADGLYNPADYLHRLQRACFLQSRLALLGELAANRSPEQGETELAENILQLYDELVEVSPQAKPFFIIGEKILMKGERLPEEWPVYSTTGYEFANAVTGLLVDTRNAREFDTIYNRFVRERMNFAEIAYDKKKLVMQVAMAGEVNTLGHYLNTISEMNRHTRDFTLNSLIKALVEVIACFPVYRTYINSREVNDRDHQYIEYAVAKAKRKNRAMNESIFAFIEDVLLLRFYESTGGRDREEWLNFVMKFQQITGPVMAKGLEDTTFYVYNRLVALNEVGGTPERFGITVEAFHGQNIERAKGQPLALLATSTHDTKRSEDVRARIAVLSEIPGKWRDWLSRWGRLNRHRKIVVDGKPVPDRNEEYLLYQTLLGAWPPGPLSAAGQREFAGRIKEYMLKAMREAKVNTSWINPEPVYEDAVCHFIDRILEERPDNQFRADLLQRLPPLVRCGMLNALSQTLLKIASPGIPDFYQGTELWDFSLVDPDNRRPVDYEKRRAALAALRRQLAETGPLAVARRLADAPEDGRIKLYLTWQALQFRQRQHRLFEEGKYIPLEVEGERAAHLCAFERYLNEATVLVVAPCSWMELAGETAVTPLGAAAWRETRLVVPFETAGRPFRSIFTGERFATELRDGRSTLPLARVLGNFPVALLEGVERE, from the coding sequence ATGAGCCAGCACGACCTCCCCCCGGTCCGCATCCCCGTCGCCACCTACCGCCTGCAGTTCAACCGCTCGTTCCGCTTCGCCGACGCGACCGGCCTTGTTTCGTACCTGCGGGAGCTGGGGATCAGCGACATTTACGCCTCTCCCTACTTCCAGGCCCGCGTCGGCAGCATGCACGGCTACGACATCGTCGACCAGAACCGGCTCAATCCCGAAGTCGGCAGCGCCGCCGACCACGACCGGTTTTGCGCCGAGCTGGCCCGGCACGGCATGGGCCAGCTGCTCGACATCGTCCCGAACCACATGTGCATCGAGGGGGGAGAAAACGAACGGTGGCTCGACCTTTTGGAAAACGGTCCGAGCTCGCTCTATGCCGACTTTTTCGACATCGACTGGCAGCCGGTCAAGAAGGAGCTGACCGAAAAGGTGCTGCTGCCGATCCTCGGCGACCAGTACGGTGCTATCCTGGAAAACGGCGAGCTCCGTCTCGCCTTCGACGAGGGGGCCTTTTCCGTCCGGTACTACGAGCACCGGCTGCCGATCATCCCCAAGACCTACCGGGCGATCCTCGGTCACCGGCTCGACGAGCTGACCCGCCAGTTCCCTCCCGATTATCCCGATTTCCAGGATTTGATGAGCATCATCAACGCCCTCGACCATCTTCCCCCCTACACCGAGCAGGACGAGGAGAAGATCCGCGAGCGCTACCGGGAGAAAGAGGTGATCAAGCGCCGGCTCTGGGCACTCTACCGGGAGAACCCGATCATCCGCGAATTCGTCGAGACGAACGTGGCGATCTTCAACGGCGAGCCGGGCAATTCCCACAGCTTCGACCTCCTCGACGATCTGCTCCGTCAGCAGGTTTACCGGCTCTCCCACTGGCGGGTCGCCACCGAGGAGATCAACTACCGGCGGTTCTTCGACATCAACGCCCTCGGCGCCATCCGGATGGAGATCCCCCGGGTCTTCGAAGAGACCCACCGGCTGGTTCTCGAACTGGTCCGCCAGGGGAAGGTGACCGGCCTGCGAGTCGACCATGCCGACGGCCTCTACAACCCGGCCGATTACCTGCACCGGCTCCAGCGGGCCTGCTTCCTCCAGAGCCGGCTGGCCCTGCTCGGCGAACTGGCGGCAAACCGGTCGCCGGAGCAGGGGGAAACCGAGCTGGCAGAAAACATCCTCCAGCTGTACGACGAATTGGTCGAAGTCTCCCCCCAGGCCAAACCGTTCTTCATCATCGGCGAAAAAATCCTCATGAAGGGAGAACGGCTGCCGGAGGAGTGGCCGGTCTACAGCACCACCGGGTACGAATTCGCCAACGCGGTCACCGGCCTTCTGGTCGATACCCGCAACGCCCGGGAGTTCGACACCATCTACAACCGCTTCGTCCGGGAACGGATGAACTTCGCCGAGATCGCCTACGACAAGAAAAAACTGGTCATGCAGGTGGCGATGGCGGGAGAAGTCAATACCCTCGGCCACTACCTGAACACCATCTCCGAGATGAACCGGCACACCCGCGACTTTACCCTCAACAGCCTGATCAAGGCGCTGGTGGAGGTCATCGCCTGTTTCCCGGTGTACCGGACCTACATCAACAGTCGGGAGGTCAACGACCGGGACCACCAGTACATCGAGTACGCCGTCGCCAAGGCTAAGCGGAAGAACCGGGCGATGAACGAATCGATCTTCGCCTTCATCGAGGACGTACTCTTGCTCCGCTTCTACGAAAGCACCGGCGGTCGGGACCGGGAGGAGTGGCTCAACTTCGTCATGAAGTTCCAGCAGATCACCGGCCCGGTGATGGCCAAAGGGCTGGAGGACACCACCTTCTACGTCTACAACCGGCTGGTGGCGCTCAACGAAGTAGGGGGGACGCCGGAACGGTTCGGCATCACCGTCGAGGCGTTCCACGGCCAGAACATCGAACGGGCCAAAGGGCAGCCGCTGGCGCTTTTGGCTACCTCCACCCACGATACCAAGCGGAGCGAGGACGTCCGGGCGCGGATCGCCGTCCTGTCGGAAATCCCCGGCAAGTGGCGGGACTGGCTCTCCCGCTGGGGACGGCTGAACCGCCACCGCAAGATCGTCGTCGACGGCAAGCCGGTACCCGACCGCAACGAGGAGTACCTCCTTTACCAGACCCTGCTCGGCGCCTGGCCGCCGGGGCCGCTCTCCGCCGCCGGGCAGCGGGAGTTCGCCGGCCGGATCAAGGAATACATGCTCAAGGCGATGCGCGAGGCCAAGGTCAACACCAGCTGGATCAACCCGGAACCGGTCTACGAGGACGCCGTCTGCCACTTCATCGACCGCATCCTCGAAGAACGGCCGGACAACCAGTTCCGCGCCGACCTGCTACAGCGGCTGCCGCCGCTCGTCCGCTGCGGCATGCTCAACGCCCTCTCCCAGACGCTGCTCAAGATCGCCTCGCCGGGGATTCCCGACTTCTACCAGGGGACTGAACTGTGGGACTTCAGCCTGGTCGATCCGGATAACCGGCGGCCGGTCGATTATGAAAAACGGCGGGCCGCCCTGGCCGCCCTCCGCCGGCAGCTGGCCGAAACCGGGCCACTGGCGGTGGCCAGGCGACTGGCGGACGCGCCGGAAGACGGGCGGATCAAGCTCTACCTGACCTGGCAGGCGTTGCAGTTCCGCCAGCGCCAGCACCGGCTGTTCGAGGAGGGGAAATATATCCCCCTCGAGGTGGAGGGCGAACGGGCGGCCCACCTCTGCGCCTTCGAGCGCTACCTGAACGAAGCGACGGTCCTGGTGGTAGCGCCCTGTTCCTGGATGGAGCTGGCAGGAGAGACGGCCGTCACGCCGCTCGGCGCGGCGGCATGGCGGGAAACGCGGCTGGTGGTCCCGTTCGAGACGGCGGGACGACCGTTCCGCAGCATTTTTACCGGCGAGCGGTTCGCCACCGAGCTGCGGGACGGCCGGTCGACCCTCCCCCTGGCCAGGGTGCTGGGGAATTTTCCGGTGGCGCTTTTGGAGGGGGTGGAACGGGAGTGA
- the treS gene encoding maltose alpha-D-glucosyltransferase: protein MAPKEQFLDDNPLWYRDAVIYQLHIKAFADSDGDGIGDFHGLMGKLDYLQSLGITAIWLLPFYPSPLRDDGYDIADYFNVNPSYNTLREFREFLRAAHRRGIRVITELVLNHTSDQHPWFQRARRARPGSAHRDFYVWSDTPEKYREARIIFQDFEASNWTWDPVAKSYYWHRFYSHQPDLNYDNPRVRAEMFRVVDFWLRLGVDGVRLDAVPYLYEREGTNCENLNETHAYLKELRAHIDATFSNRMLLGEANQWPEDAVAYFGRGDECQMLFHFPLMPRMFMAIEMEDRFPIVDILDQTPAAPAGCQWAIFLRNHDELTLEMVTDEERDYMYRVYATDPRARINLGIRRRLVPLMGRDRRRVELMNILLFSLPGTPIIYYGDEIGMGDNYYLGDRDGVRTPMQWSPDRNGGFSRANPQKLYLPVIIDPEYHYEAVNVETQERNPTSLLWWMRRIIALRKRFRAFSSGTMETLYPTNPRIFAFIRRAGDEIVLAVVNLSRFSQAVELDLAPFTGMIPEEIFSRNHFPAIRDTPYFLTLGGHDYFWFLLRQPEEPTAPQLGLPRLKLRSNQLWWEVLGGKSGTSFFEEIAPAYLRRCRWFRGKARVLAQLAPADQLQLKQEGRVFVLLLIEARYLEGDPETYLLPLAFIGGESARGIADEFPQAPLAVLTVGDEEGLLCDAIYDADFREALLQLFGGRRQVKSDHRSQIAPQRGTGGRGRPVPAERLLSRVVRVEQSNSAISYGSRFFLKLYRRIEAGINPEAEISRFLSGEAAFAHVPRFLGALEYRRAGTPAGAVGILQEFVKHHGDAWQLTLGRLGHYFERLLTHRSELPPLPEPLPSILDGAACATPSAVTELIGGFYLEMAALLGRRTAELHLTLAGGGDDPAWRLEEFSTLYQRSVYQSMRNLVRRNFELLAQQRPQLDAPDRALADRVLGAEREILARLAQLVGKRISAMKCRIHGDFHLGQVLFTGKDFVIIDFEGEPARTASERRLKRTPLRDVAGMIRSFHYAAMTALAHHVASHPNDAPFLEPWAEAWYVYISCRFLGSYLDRLAAAPLVPADRRDLEILLRCFLLDKAVYELGYELNNRPAWVALPLRGIEMALQEYHHQRA, encoded by the coding sequence ATGGCTCCGAAAGAACAGTTCCTCGACGACAATCCGCTCTGGTATCGCGACGCCGTCATCTACCAACTCCACATCAAGGCCTTTGCCGATTCGGACGGCGACGGCATCGGCGACTTCCACGGCCTGATGGGGAAACTCGACTATCTCCAGTCCCTCGGCATCACCGCCATCTGGCTCCTTCCCTTCTACCCCTCGCCGCTGCGCGACGATGGCTACGACATCGCCGACTATTTCAACGTCAACCCGAGCTACAACACCCTCCGGGAGTTCCGGGAGTTCCTCCGGGCCGCCCACCGGCGAGGCATCAGGGTGATCACCGAACTGGTGCTCAACCATACTTCCGACCAGCACCCCTGGTTTCAGCGGGCCCGGCGAGCCCGGCCCGGCTCGGCGCACCGCGACTTCTACGTCTGGAGCGACACCCCGGAGAAGTACCGGGAGGCGCGGATCATCTTCCAGGATTTCGAGGCCTCCAACTGGACCTGGGACCCGGTGGCCAAATCCTATTACTGGCACCGCTTCTACTCCCACCAGCCCGACCTGAACTACGACAATCCCCGCGTCCGGGCGGAAATGTTCCGGGTCGTCGATTTCTGGCTCCGCCTGGGGGTCGACGGCGTCCGGCTCGACGCCGTCCCCTACCTCTACGAGCGGGAGGGGACCAACTGCGAGAACCTCAACGAAACCCACGCCTATCTTAAGGAGCTGCGGGCGCATATCGACGCCACCTTCAGCAACCGGATGCTCCTCGGTGAGGCGAACCAGTGGCCGGAAGACGCCGTCGCCTATTTCGGTCGGGGGGACGAGTGCCAGATGCTCTTCCATTTCCCGCTGATGCCGCGGATGTTCATGGCGATCGAAATGGAAGACCGTTTCCCGATCGTCGACATCCTCGACCAGACGCCGGCCGCCCCGGCCGGCTGCCAGTGGGCGATCTTCCTCCGCAACCACGACGAACTGACCCTGGAGATGGTCACCGACGAAGAACGGGACTACATGTACCGGGTCTACGCCACCGATCCGCGGGCCCGGATCAACCTCGGCATCCGTCGGCGGCTGGTGCCGCTGATGGGACGGGACCGGCGGCGGGTTGAGCTGATGAACATCCTCCTCTTCTCCCTTCCCGGCACGCCGATTATCTATTACGGTGACGAGATTGGCATGGGGGACAACTATTACCTCGGCGACCGGGACGGGGTGCGAACGCCGATGCAGTGGAGCCCCGACCGCAACGGCGGCTTTTCCCGGGCGAACCCGCAAAAGCTCTACCTGCCGGTAATCATCGACCCGGAATATCACTACGAGGCGGTCAACGTCGAGACCCAGGAGCGCAACCCCACCTCCCTCCTCTGGTGGATGCGGCGGATCATCGCCCTGCGCAAGCGGTTCCGCGCCTTCAGCTCCGGCACCATGGAAACCCTCTACCCGACCAACCCGCGGATCTTCGCCTTCATCCGCCGGGCCGGCGACGAGATCGTCCTGGCAGTGGTCAACCTGTCGCGCTTCTCCCAGGCGGTGGAACTCGATCTGGCCCCCTTTACCGGCATGATCCCCGAGGAAATCTTCAGCCGCAATCATTTCCCGGCGATCCGCGATACCCCTTACTTTCTCACCCTCGGCGGCCACGACTATTTCTGGTTTCTGCTGCGCCAGCCCGAAGAACCGACCGCGCCGCAGCTCGGCCTCCCCCGCCTCAAGCTCCGCAGTAACCAGTTGTGGTGGGAAGTCCTGGGCGGCAAGAGCGGCACCAGCTTCTTCGAAGAGATTGCCCCGGCCTACCTGCGCCGCTGCCGCTGGTTCCGGGGAAAGGCCCGGGTCCTCGCCCAGCTCGCCCCGGCCGACCAGCTGCAGCTGAAACAGGAGGGACGGGTCTTTGTCCTGCTGCTGATCGAAGCGCGCTACCTGGAAGGCGATCCGGAAACCTACCTGTTGCCCCTCGCCTTCATCGGCGGGGAAAGCGCCCGGGGGATCGCCGACGAATTCCCCCAGGCACCGCTGGCCGTCCTGACCGTTGGCGACGAGGAGGGACTGCTCTGCGATGCCATTTACGACGCCGATTTCCGGGAAGCTCTGCTCCAGCTGTTCGGCGGCCGCCGCCAGGTCAAAAGCGATCACCGGAGCCAGATTGCCCCGCAGCGGGGGACGGGCGGCCGGGGGCGGCCGGTGCCCGCCGAACGCCTCCTTTCCCGGGTGGTGCGGGTGGAACAGAGCAACAGCGCCATCAGCTACGGCAGCCGCTTCTTCCTCAAACTGTACCGGCGGATCGAGGCGGGGATCAATCCGGAAGCGGAGATTTCCCGTTTCCTGAGCGGCGAGGCCGCCTTCGCCCATGTTCCCCGCTTTCTCGGCGCCCTCGAATACCGCCGAGCCGGCACGCCGGCCGGCGCCGTCGGTATTCTCCAGGAGTTCGTCAAACATCACGGCGATGCCTGGCAACTGACTCTCGGCCGGTTGGGCCACTACTTCGAACGGCTGCTGACCCACCGGAGCGAACTGCCGCCGCTGCCGGAGCCGTTGCCGAGCATTCTGGACGGGGCCGCCTGCGCAACCCCGTCAGCGGTTACCGAACTGATCGGCGGCTTTTACCTGGAGATGGCCGCCCTCCTCGGGCGCCGCACCGCCGAACTCCACCTGACGCTGGCCGGCGGCGGCGACGACCCGGCCTGGAGGCTCGAAGAGTTTTCCACCCTCTACCAACGCTCGGTCTACCAATCGATGCGCAACCTGGTGCGGCGCAACTTCGAACTACTCGCCCAGCAGCGGCCGCAACTCGACGCGCCGGATCGGGCACTGGCCGATCGGGTGCTCGGCGCGGAGCGGGAAATCCTTGCCCGGCTCGCCCAATTGGTCGGCAAACGGATTTCGGCAATGAAGTGCCGTATTCACGGGGATTTTCATCTGGGGCAGGTGCTTTTCACCGGCAAGGATTTCGTGATCATCGATTTCGAGGGGGAACCGGCACGCACGGCCAGCGAACGGCGGCTGAAGCGGACACCGTTACGGGATGTGGCGGGAATGATCCGCTCGTTCCACTACGCCGCCATGACCGCCCTCGCCCACCACGTCGCCAGCCACCCGAACGACGCGCCGTTCCTCGAACCGTGGGCGGAGGCGTGGTACGTCTACATCAGCTGCCGTTTTCTCGGCAGCTACCTCGATCGGCTGGCGGCGGCGCCGCTCGTCCCGGCGGACCGGCGCGACCTGGAGATTCTCCTCCGCTGCTTCCTGCTCGACAAGGCGGTGTACGAACTCGGCTACGAGCTGAACAACCGCCCGGCGTGGGTGGCACTGCCGCTTCGCGGCATCGAGATGGCACTCCAGGAGTATCATCACCAACGGGCTTAA